The sequence GTGCTTTCAAGAGAGGCGGAGTGGGCTGCAAGGTTTGGGCTTCCGGCTTCTTTTGTCAGGGAGACCGGACTTCCGTTTTCTGTGCATGGAGCGGTTCGTTTTACCGGACAGGCCCAGTTTCATCCTCTGGAATTTCTTAGAGATATATCTGCAGGGCTTACGATTTTTGAGCGGACAAAGGTTCTCAAGGTTCAAGGGCATGAAGTCGTGACGGATAAAGGGGTGGTAAAGGCAGAAAAAGTAGTATTTGCCTCTCATTATCCTTTTGTTAATATCCCTGGATTTTATTTTGCCAAAATGTATCAGGAGAAAAGCTACGTTCTGGAGCTTGAGCCTGTTGCATCTTTAAAAGGCATGTATATTGGAATTGACGAAAGGGCATATTCCTTTCGGAATGCCGGTGATAAGCTTTTATTGGGTTATGGAAGCCACAGGACCGGAAAGGCGCCAAAGGAAAATCCCTTTACCACGATGAAACGGGCAGGGGAACATCTGTTTCCAGAAGCAAAGGAAATCAGAAGATGGACGGCCCAGGATTGTATGACTTTAGACGGAATTCCCTATATCGGGCCGTTTTCTGCCCTAAGGCCGGATTGGTATGTTGCTACAGGCTTTGGAAAATGGGGCATGAGTTCCTCCATGGTGGCAGCAAAGATACTGAGTACACAGATAACAGGAAGGAAAACACCCTATGATGAAGTGTTTTCTCCCAGAAGGCATCATCTGAAGGCAGCCGCGGGCACACTGGTTTCCCATGGTATGCAATCAGTGAAGGGACTTTCAGCCGGAACCATGCCTGGAGCCGTAAACTGTCCCCACATGGGATGCCGTCTGGTATGGAACCGGTTTGACAAGCGCTGGGAATGTCCATGCCATGGATCTTCTTTTGAAATTAATGGAAAAATTTCAGCAGGCCCTGCACAACAGGGTATTCCTTTCATAGATTGATATTAGAAACTTTCAATAGCGAAAGGAGTCATACATCCTATGGATTTTTATACGAAGCAATGGTGTCCTGAATATATGACCGGCACCGGTTCAGCCGGCTGGGAATATGCCATGGGGCTTGACATGTCTGTAAGTCCTGGTACGGTAATTCGCCCTGACATGCCGCTTGGTTCGGGTCCGGCAAAGTCCGCAGAAAATGGGACTGATCCCATACTTATGAAACAGCAGGATATGGCCTCAGGTTCCGGCCCTTGGATGCCGCCAAAAAGACCAAGATGTTCGGAAACAAGAGGTAAATCTGAGGCAGCACCTATGCCGATGAATTGCCAGCCAATGCTGTTATGCCCAATGCCGGAAAGAAGCAGGGAGATGCCAGCCCATACGATGCCGGAGAAATGCATGCCGGAAAAATGCAGAGTGATGCCAACCTGCCCGATGCCGGAGAAATGCATGCCGGAAAAATGCAGAGAGATGCCAGCTTGCCCAATGCCAGAAAAATGTATGCCGGAAAAATGCAGAGTGATGCCAACCTGCCCAATGCCAGAAAAATGTATGCCGGAAAAATGCAGAGTGATGCCAACCTGCCCAATGCCAGAAAAATGTATGCCGGAAAAATGCAGAGTGATGCCAGCTTGCCCAATGCCAGAAAAATGTATGCCGGAAAAATGCAGAGTGATGCCAACCTGCCCAATGCCAGAAAAATGTATGCCGGAAAAATGCAGAGTGATGCCAGCTTGCCCGATGCCGGAGAAATGCATGCCGGAGAAATGCATGCCAGAGAAATGCATGCCGGAGAAATGCATGCCGGAGAAATGCATGCCGGAGAAATGCATGCCAGAGAAATGCATGCCAGAGAAATGCATGCCAGAGAGATGCATGCCAGAGAAATGCATGCCAGGGAAATGGAGGGAGATGCCAGCCCGCACAATGCCAGAGAGATGCATGCCAGAGAAGTGCAGAGTGATGCCAAGCTGCCCGATGCCGGAGAAATGCATGCCAGAGAAATGCTGGGAGATGCCAACCCGTACAATGCCAGCCCATACAATGCCAGCCCATACAATGCCAGCCCATACAATGCCAGCCCATACAATGCCAGAGAATTGTATACCAGTATGTGTCATGCCGGTACAATGCCCAGAAAAAGAGAAGGAAGCTATGGCGCCTATGAAATGTCCGAATATGGCAACAAGTCCCGCATTTGTGAAGTGCCCTGAAATGCCGACATGCACAGCACCGGCCATGCGTCCCAGCAAGCCCGCACCGGCTCCTTGCCCAGCCGAAAATATTGACCAGTTTCCAGTTGGAATGGCATATGTACCATGGCAGTGCTGGCAGGAATTGTATCCGTTAGATACTGCCATGAACATGGGAACCATCTTCCCGGATCTGTTTAAACCATTTATTATGGGGGGGTGCCAGTGATGATGGGTTATAATGTTGATTGCGATATGCTGTTAAAACAGGTATATGAATCCAGCTTTGCAATGGATGATGTGGTTTTGTATCTTGACACTCATCCAGATGATCAGGAAGCATTAAACTATTACTTTTATGTAGCAGATATGCGGCAGCAGGCAATGCAGGCTTATGAAGAGCAGTGCGGCCCTCTGATGGTTGATGGAGTCATGGATGAGAATTACTGGACCTGGATCAATGATCCATGGCCATGGGAAGGAGAGTGCGGCTAATGTGGAGGTATGAAAAGAGATTACAGTATCCGGTAAATATAACGACTCCCAACCCCAAGATTGCTTCCTTTATTATCAGCCAGTATGGCGGCCCAGATGGAGAAATGGGAGCTTCCATGCGTTATCTTTCCCAACGCTATTCCATGCCTTATAAGGAATGTAAAGGTGTTCTTACGGATATCGGAACGGAGGAGTTAGCACATCTTGAGATCGTAGCAACCATTGTTCACCAGCTGACAAGAAATTTAACACCGGAACAGGTTGTAGAATCAGGGTTTGGTCCTTACTACATTGACCATACAACAGGCATCTGGCCTCAGTCTGCCGGTGGAGTCCCGTTTACTGCCAACCAATTCCAGTCAAAGGGAGATCCAATTACCGATCTTGTGGAGGATATGGCAGCAGAGCAGAAAGCAAGGAGTACTTACGATAACATTCTTCGTGTTATTACTGATCCAGAAATCTGTGATCCGATTCGATTCTTGAGAGAACGGGAAATCGTTCATTTCCAGAGGTTTGGGGAAGCTTTAAGAATTACCCAGGATAATCTGGACAGCAGGAATTTCTATGCATTCAATCCAAGCTTTGATATTAGAGATCAGTGCTGATAAAAACAGGCCGCAGCGTAAGTCCTTAAGCTGCGGCCTGTTTTATTGTGTCAATTTACATGCTTTTACTCCAAAATTTTCCTTTATTCGATTGACGGAGGCTGTTTATACTAGTAGAATAAAAGACAAATATACAAGAGAATGGGGCATTATTTATGGATAACAGACATAGTATTTTGACAGACACACTTCCGGATCAGGCTGTTTTCGCTCTGGATATTGGAACCCGGAGCATCATCGGTATGGTGGGCATGCCTGACGGGGACAGAATTCATATCGTTGCCATAGAGAGAGCCGAGCACACAAAACGGGCGATGATTGACGGCCAGATCGAGGATATCGATCAGGTGGCAAAGATCGCAGGCCAGGTCAAGGACAGGCTGGAAAAAAAGCTTGGGTGCAGGCTTGACAAGGTCTCTGTAGCTGCCGCCGGAAGAGCGCTGAGGACAGAAAGCGTGACATATGAGATGGAGCTTTCCAGACCTCAGAAGATCGATATAGAATCCGTCAGCCGCTTAGAGGCAGGTGCAATCAGTGAAGCAGAAAAATTATTTATGAATAGAGAAGACAAGGATTCGGACCGGCAGTTTTACCTGGTTGGCTATACGGTAAGCCGCTATTACCTGGATAACTACATGATATCCAATCTGATCGATCATCATGGACGGGTTCTGAAAGCCGATATTATAGCAACCTTTCTTCCTACAGAGGTGGTGGAAAGCCTTTATGCGGCCATGAATAAAATCGGCCTGGAGGTAGCGAGCCTTACTTTGGAGCCCATTGCCGCCATCAATGCTGCAATACCTCAAAATATCCGCCTGCTGAACCTGGCAATGGTAGATATAGGAGCAGGAACTTCAGACATTGCAGTCTGCAGGGATGGCTGCGTGACCGGCTATACCATGGCCATACTTGCCGGAGACGAGATCACAGAAACCATTATGAAGGAGTATCTGGTTGATTTTGATACCGCGGAAAAGATCAAGTCAGAGATTGACGAAGGGGCTGAGCTTCATTTTACGGATATCCTGGGATTTGAACAAGTAATCACGCGGGAATCCATCTTTGAGTGCATCAAAGAAGCGTCTTCCAGGCTTTGCGAGGAAATATCAGCAAAAATCCTGGAGGTAAACGGAGGGATGCCGTCGGCCGTATTCCTGGCAGGGGGAGGAAGCAGGCTATCCGGTTTAAAAGAGGGGATTGTAGAGCATTTAAAGATTGACCCCAAACGGGTTGCCATTGCAGGAAACAATTTTAAAATCAATGCCTATTCCGATGAGTATGACCTTGAGAATCCGGAATTTGCAACTCCTCTCGGTATCGTTATTTCTGCAGGCTTCAGCATTGTCAATGACAGCTTCCGCGTCATATTAAATGACAGGCCGGCCAAGCTCTTTCGAAACGGCAGCTTTACTGTTATGGATGTGCTGATGATGAACGGATATAATTATCAGGATATGATCGGGCGTTCCGGTCAGAATCTGGTGGTGAGTGTCAATGGAAAAAGAACAGTCTTTTATGGAGAGAAAGCAGAGCCGTCTGTCTTAACGCTCAATGGAGAAAAAACTCAGCTTTCTGATCCGGTACATACAGAGGACTGGATCGTATTCATACCTGCCACCCGCGGAAAAAACGCTTCCGCTATGCTCTCCGACGTGGCAGAGCTTGGAAAAGGAAACAATGTTCTGGTAAACGGCGAGGAGGCGAAGGCAGATGCGCCCCTGGAATCCGGTGACAGCATTGTAATAGAAACAACGGCAGCTGAAATAAAGGAAGAGCCGGAGGAAGCCGATTCCAGCCTTCATAAGTCGTCCTCCGGTACAGATCAAGACCGTCAGACAGGTAATAAACAGGGAGAAAAGAGCCGTGAGAGTAAGGGGAAAATCACGTTTTTTCTGAATAACAACCCCCTGACTCTTCCCTTAAAGCCGGATCACCGGCCCTATTATCTGATGGACATGCTGGAATATTCCGGACTGGATTTTAAAAACGTAACCGGACAGGTGGTATTAGAGGTAAATGGGGAAAGTGGATATTTTCAGCAGGAATTACATAGCAGGGACCAAATCATGATCTATCAGGTCAAATAGGATTTAAAGGAGAAGGATTAACATGTTAATGGTTATGAAAAGGGATGGCGCGGAAGCGGACTTTGATTTATCAAAGGTCAAGGAAGCCATGAAAAAGGCATTTACTGCAACCGAAAAGTATTATACGGATAGCATTGTGGAATTGCTGGCCTTAAGGGTTGCCTCTGATTTTAAGGATAAGATGAAGGAGGGGCTGATTGCTGTGGAGGATATCCAGGATAGCGTGGAAAAGGTGCTGGAAGAGACTGGATATACAGATGTGGCAAAGGCCTATATCCTGTACCGGAAGCAGAGAGAAAAGATCAGGAGCCTGGGAGCAACCACTCTTGATTATAAGGATGTGGTGGATAACTACGTAAAGGTAGAGGATTGGCATGTAAAGGAGAATTCCACGGTCACCTATTCTGTGGGAGGCTTGATCCTTAACAATTCCGGAGCGGTGACGGCAAACTACTGGCTTTCTGAAATTTACGATAAAGAGATCGCGGATGCTTACCACAGAGGTGATATCCATATCCATGACCTTTCCATGTTAACAGGATACAGCTGCGGCTGGTCTTTAAAAAAGCTTCTGCTGGACGGGCTTGGAGGGATTACCGGAAAGATTACAGCCTCTCCGGCAAAACATTTGGCTACTCTTTGCAATCAGATGGTTAATTTTCTCGGAATTATGCAAAATGAATGGGCTGCTTCCCAGTCCTTTTCATCCTTTGATACATACCTGGCGCCTTTTGTCAGGGCTGATGGTCTTTCTTATGACAAGGTTAAAAAATGCATGGAGGCTTTTGTGTTTGGAGTCAATACGCCAAGCCGCTGGGGAACCCAGGCACCGTTTTCCCATATTTCCCTGGATTTAACGGTTCCTGAGGATATGAGAGAGGAAAAGGCCATTGTCGGGGGGCGGCGAATGGACTTTACCTATGGGGACTGCCAGACCGAAATAGATATGGTAAACCGGGCGTTTTTAGAAACCATGCTGGCCGGAGATGCAGGCGGTATGGGATTTCAGTATCCGATTCCGGTTTATGGACTGTCTGAGGATTTTGACTGGTCCGACACTGAGAATAGCCGACTTTTGTTTACTTTAGCATCTCATTATGGAACGCCTTACTTTTCCAACTATATCAGGGGCGGCCAGGTACCGGGGGATGTGAGGATCTCCTATCATGGCGTGACTCCGGATTTTACGAAGCTGCGCAATAAGGCAGGGGGGTTCTTCGGATATGGAGAGAATACCGGATCCATTGGTGTGGTCACCATAAATCTTTCCCGAATCGGATATTTAGCCACCGATGAAGCAGATTTTTACAAACGTCTGGATCAGGTGGCGGATATTGCGGCCAGATCCTTGAAGATTAAACGGGATGTCATCGGCAGACTTTTAAAGAATGGGCTTTATCCATACACGGCTTGTTATCTGGAAAACTTAGAAAACCATTTTTCTTCCATGGGCGTGATTGGAATGAACGAGGCAGGGCTTAACGCTTCCTGGCTTAAATCCGGATTGCAATCTCAAAGGACAAGAGATTTCGCGGCGGATGTGCTGATGCATTTAAAAAAGAAGCTGATCGGTTATCAGCTGGAGTATGGAGATTTGTACTGCCTGGAAGCGACTCCGGCGGAATCGGCAGCCTACCGTCTGGCAATGATCGACAGGAAGGAATTTCCGGAGATTAAGACAGGCGGAATGGCAGGAGATGTTCCTTATTATACCAACAGCACCAAGCTTCCCTCTGATTTTGGAGGTACACTTAAAGAAGTTCTTGAAAACCAGAATACTGTCCAGCCTCTTTATACGGCCGGCAACGTATTTTCCGTCTACATGGAACAGGAAGCAGAAGATTGGAAAAAGATTCGGGACTCTTTGAGGAAGATGGCGGAGAATTACGATATTCCATATATGACCTTTACACCGGTGTATTCCATCTGCCAGACCTGCGGATATCTTTCCGGAAGAGAGGAAACCTGTCCGAAATGCGGGAAACAGACAGACGTATACAGCAGGATCGCCGGATATTACCGTCCCGTACATGACTGGAATGAAGGAAAACTCCAGGAGTTTAAAAATCGGAAAATGATGAAGTTGGAAGACTGAAATCAGAAGCCGAACCTACATAATGAGCAGGATTTCATGATCAAAATCCCGGTTTTTTTTAGGAAAGCCGGGATTTTCTTCGTTGTCAAAGGGGATGATAGGCCGGTGCCTGGAAAAGAAAGTGGTGCTTGGAAAATTATAGATAAATAAAAGTGTCATTGTTTGTTAAATATGTACATTGAAAAAAGAGTAGGGATATGCTAGCATATATACAAGGTGTTAGGTTTGTATACAAATTTTATAGTTTGGATACATATCGAAACACAGATAAGATGAAATAACTGACCCCAAATAATAAGTAAAGGAGAGATTGAATCATGAATTTAGCAAACCAGTTTTCCCTTGATGGAAAAGTTGCATTAGTTACAGGTGCTTCCTATGGCATTGGATTTGCCATTGCAAAAGGTCTTGCAGCAGCAGGCGCAACTATTGTTTTTAATGATATCAAGCAGGAATTAGTTGATAAGGGAATTGCCGCATACAAGGAAGAGGGAATTAAGGCTCATGGTTATGTATGTGACGTTACCGATGAAAATGGCGTAAATGCTATGGTAGCTCAGATCGAGAAGGAGGTCGGCGTGATCGACATCCTGGTAAACAATGCAGGCATTATCAAGCGTATCCCTATGTGCGATATGACCGCCGAACAGTTCAGACAGGTAATTGACGTTGATTTGAACGCTCCATTTATCGTTGCCAAGGCTGTTATTCCGTCCATGATTAAAAAAGGCCACGGAAAGATCATCAACATCTGCTCTATGATGTCCGAGCTTGGCCGTGAGACCGTATCCGCATATGCAGCTGCAAAGGGCGGACTTAAGATGCTGACAAAGAACATTGCATCTGAGTACGGTGAATTCAACATTCAGTGTAACGGCATTGGACCTGGTTACATCGCAACTCCTCAGACAGCACCGCTGCGCGAGACTCAGGCTGATGGTTCCAGACATCCATTTGACCAGTTCATTATTTCTAAGACTCCGGCAGGACGCTGGGGAGAAGCAGAGGATCTTTCAGGTCCTGCAGTATTCCTTTCCTCTGACGCTTCCAACTTTGTCAACGGACATATCCTGTACGTGGACGGCGGTATCTTAGCTTACATTGGCAAACAGCCACAGTAATAGTCAGTTTTCAGTAATCAGATCCGGCCCTTTTTCCCCGGCCGGCTCTGGAGTTAAAAATATGACCATGATGTCTGCTTTCAGGGCGGAGGTCATGGCATATTTTTTAACAGGCCTAATATAGAGGACGGAGAGGGTTCAATGGAAGGAAAGACCAAAACCTATAAAAACCGCGGTGAGTTGGTGTTTGAAACGTTAAAGCAGGAGATTCTGGACCTGGAATTAAAGCCCGGACAGATCATAAGCGAAAATGAAATCTGTGAACGGTTTGGCGTATCCCGGACGCCTGTCAGGGAAGCAGTAAGAAGGCTTCAGGAACAGGGCTTTGTCAATTCGGTTCCATATTCCGGCACACAGGTAACGCTTTTGAATCTGGATACGATTAAGCAGATGATATACATGCGTGTTGCGGTGGAAACCATGGTCATGCGGGATTTTGTGAATATGGCGACGCCTCTCTGGATGGAAGAAGTCAGGTATCTGATCCGCAAGCAGCAGGCTCTGATTCAGGAAAAGGGATTTGAACCGGAGCAGTTTTACCGTATGGATGCGCAGATGCATGCCATTTGGTATCAGGCTACCGGCAAACAAAAACTTTGGGATATGATACAGGCCCAACAGTTACATTATACAAGGTTCCGTATGCTTGACTTTGTAACTGAGACGGATTTTACCAGAATCATCAGGGAGCACACAGAGCTTTTTGAACTGCTGGAGAAAAAAGACATCGATGGCCTGGAGCGGTCCCTCAGAGAACATCTGTATTACAGTATGAAGAGAATGAAGTATCAGATAGAAGTAGAATATAAAGACTATTTTGAGCAGGAAGAGCAGGAGGACTGATCATGGCGAATGTATCAATAGCTATAAGAAACCAGAATGGTGAAGTAAAGGCAACCGTATTGGGAGAGGATCAGGCAATCCTCGTGTTTGAAGGAGAATACGTAGAAGGAGATGCCATCGTATTCAAAACAGATAAAACAGGCGCACATTATGTAGTACGCATTGATGACTGCATGGATGAATCCTTTGTTTATCTGACAAAGGAGGAAGTAGTTTATACCATACCTTTTGGTGAGAAAAAGATTTCCTATAACCCGGAAGCCTTTACAGGGGAGCGTCATTATCTGACCATTCGGGAAGCCTTTGACTATGAGGCAGACATTTACAGGAACCTGGCAAAGAATGTCATGGACCAGCACGGAGATACAGGCTGTTTCCCTCATGCTTTTGCCAATGTGGAAACCAGAGGAGAAGCGGTGTTTGCGGCACGCAATGCCATTGACGGCGTTCTCGCCAACGAATCCCATGGTGCATGGCCTTATGAATCATGGGGAATCAACCGTCAGGATGATGCGGAAATGACCCTGGACTTTGGCCGCCCTGTAGATTTTGATAAGATTGCTTTGTATACACGCGCAGATTTCCCGCATGATAACTGGTGGGTAAAAGCGAAGCTAACGTTTTCCGATGGAACGGAAGAGGTAGTGGAAATGGAAAAGAGCGTGAAGCCTCATCTGTTTTCTTTGGAAAGAAAGAATATCACATGGGTGAAGTTAAGCGAACTGATAAAAGCAGATGATCCTTCCCCATTTCCAGCCCTTACTCAGATTGAGGTTTACGGAAAAGATTCTAAATAAGAATGTAAGAATGGAAGGAAAAGTGTCAGAATGAATCCGGATGACGGTCATTCCGGCACTTTTTTTCATAAGCTGAACATTCCCTTATAGCTTTGCAGATTCTTTGTTTCTAATTTTGGCATTCTTGAGAAAAAATAGAAATACCTCTTTTCCTTTTCCATTTATTCAGGTAAAATATAGGCAGTGTTCATTAATCACTCATAAGGAGGAAAACAGATGGAACTTTTGTTTCTGGAGCCTGTGTTTATGGAGGCCATCTGGGGAGGTACCAGACTTCGGGATGTATTTGGCTATGAGATACCAAGCGATACTACCGGAGAATGCTGGGCGATCAGCGCCCATGAGAACGGGGAATGTAAAATTGCAGGAGGCATCTATGACGGCAGGCGGCTTAGCGACCTGTGGAAGGAGAAACCGGAGATATTCGGGAATTATCCCGGAGACAAGTTTCCCCTTTTGGTTAAGATTATTGATGCGAAAAAAGATTTAAGTATCCAGGTTCATCCCGATGATTTATATGCCAAAATCCATGAAAACGGCTCCCTTGGAAAAACAGAGTGCTGGTATATTCTGGATTGTGAGCCGGGAACTGAGATTGCGATCGGCCATCATGCCAGGGACCGGGAAGAGATGGAAGCCATGATACGGGATCACCGGTGGAAGGAATTTATCCGGACTGTTCCAATCAAAAAAGGAGACTTTTTCCAGATCGAGCCTGGCTGTCTGCATGCCATCAAGGGTGGGACTCTGGTATTGGAGACTCAGCAGAGCAGTGATATCACGTACCGTGTATATGATTATGACCGTTTATCCAATGGAAAACCAAGGCAGCTTCATGTGGAACAGAGCATTGCTAATATAAGAGCGCCTTTTGAGGAAGAACAGGCTGTTCCGAAAACAGAGAAAGTACCAGGCGCAGTGCACACGCATTTAGTGACCTGCAAGTTTTACTCCGTAGATAAATATGATATTGACGGTGTCTTTACAAAAGAGTTCGGAAATTATTTTACCAATGTAAGCGTGATAAGCGGAAAAGGGTCGGTAAACGGGATTCCTTTGGAGGCAGGACAGCATTTCATCGTACCGGAAAAAAGCGGAGAGTGCAGATTTGAGGGAAAGATGTCTATCATCTGTTCCAATCCAGAGTAAAAGGAGGCAAATGAATATGAGACTTGGAGCATTAGAGGCAGGCGGAACAAAGATGGTTTGTGCCATAGGTAACGAAAACGGTGAGATTATTGAGCGTGTTTCCATACCTACTGAGACACCGGAGATCACCATGCCGAAGCTTATTGAGTATTTTAAAGATAAGGAAATAGAAGCCCTGGGAATCGGCTGTTTCGGCCCAATTGACTTAAACCGGAATTCGGAGACCTATGGCTATATCACTACCACCCCAAAGCTTGCCTGGGCCAACTATAACATTGTAGGAGTCTTAAAAGAAGCCCTAAATGTCCCGGTTGGATTTGACACAGATGTGAATGGCTCTGCTTTGGGGGAAGCTACCTGGGGGATTACAAAGGGCCTGGAAAACAGTATGTATATCACCATCGGAACCGGTGTCGGGGCAGGAATCATCACCAATGGAATGCTGCTTCACGGCATGCTGCATCCGGAAGGAGGGCATTTGCTGCTGGCAAAGCATCCGGATGATGATTATGAGGGAAAATGTCCTTATCACAAGACATGTATGGAAGGCCTGGCCTCAGGACCTGCCATAGAAGCCCGATGGGGAAAGAAGGGCGCAGAGCTGG is a genomic window of Lacrimispora sphenoides containing:
- a CDS encoding FAD-dependent oxidoreductase, with the protein product MKSIWTESARIPGRNPLTGNKRTEVVVIGAGMAGILTAFYLQRHGLHVVVLEADRIGSGQTGYTTAKITSQHNLIYEKLARTTGEETARLYGKANQLAVEEYGKLIRRYSIQCHYEQTDAYLYSVQESEVLSREAEWAARFGLPASFVRETGLPFSVHGAVRFTGQAQFHPLEFLRDISAGLTIFERTKVLKVQGHEVVTDKGVVKAEKVVFASHYPFVNIPGFYFAKMYQEKSYVLELEPVASLKGMYIGIDERAYSFRNAGDKLLLGYGSHRTGKAPKENPFTTMKRAGEHLFPEAKEIRRWTAQDCMTLDGIPYIGPFSALRPDWYVATGFGKWGMSSSMVAAKILSTQITGRKTPYDEVFSPRRHHLKAAAGTLVSHGMQSVKGLSAGTMPGAVNCPHMGCRLVWNRFDKRWECPCHGSSFEINGKISAGPAQQGIPFID
- a CDS encoding spore coat associated protein CotJA: MPTCTAPAMRPSKPAPAPCPAENIDQFPVGMAYVPWQCWQELYPLDTAMNMGTIFPDLFKPFIMGGCQ
- a CDS encoding spore coat protein CotJB; the encoded protein is MMGYNVDCDMLLKQVYESSFAMDDVVLYLDTHPDDQEALNYYFYVADMRQQAMQAYEEQCGPLMVDGVMDENYWTWINDPWPWEGECG
- a CDS encoding manganese catalase family protein; this translates as MWRYEKRLQYPVNITTPNPKIASFIISQYGGPDGEMGASMRYLSQRYSMPYKECKGVLTDIGTEELAHLEIVATIVHQLTRNLTPEQVVESGFGPYYIDHTTGIWPQSAGGVPFTANQFQSKGDPITDLVEDMAAEQKARSTYDNILRVITDPEICDPIRFLREREIVHFQRFGEALRITQDNLDSRNFYAFNPSFDIRDQC
- a CDS encoding cell division protein FtsA, producing the protein MDNRHSILTDTLPDQAVFALDIGTRSIIGMVGMPDGDRIHIVAIERAEHTKRAMIDGQIEDIDQVAKIAGQVKDRLEKKLGCRLDKVSVAAAGRALRTESVTYEMELSRPQKIDIESVSRLEAGAISEAEKLFMNREDKDSDRQFYLVGYTVSRYYLDNYMISNLIDHHGRVLKADIIATFLPTEVVESLYAAMNKIGLEVASLTLEPIAAINAAIPQNIRLLNLAMVDIGAGTSDIAVCRDGCVTGYTMAILAGDEITETIMKEYLVDFDTAEKIKSEIDEGAELHFTDILGFEQVITRESIFECIKEASSRLCEEISAKILEVNGGMPSAVFLAGGGSRLSGLKEGIVEHLKIDPKRVAIAGNNFKINAYSDEYDLENPEFATPLGIVISAGFSIVNDSFRVILNDRPAKLFRNGSFTVMDVLMMNGYNYQDMIGRSGQNLVVSVNGKRTVFYGEKAEPSVLTLNGEKTQLSDPVHTEDWIVFIPATRGKNASAMLSDVAELGKGNNVLVNGEEAKADAPLESGDSIVIETTAAEIKEEPEEADSSLHKSSSGTDQDRQTGNKQGEKSRESKGKITFFLNNNPLTLPLKPDHRPYYLMDMLEYSGLDFKNVTGQVVLEVNGESGYFQQELHSRDQIMIYQVK
- a CDS encoding ribonucleoside triphosphate reductase, which translates into the protein MLMVMKRDGAEADFDLSKVKEAMKKAFTATEKYYTDSIVELLALRVASDFKDKMKEGLIAVEDIQDSVEKVLEETGYTDVAKAYILYRKQREKIRSLGATTLDYKDVVDNYVKVEDWHVKENSTVTYSVGGLILNNSGAVTANYWLSEIYDKEIADAYHRGDIHIHDLSMLTGYSCGWSLKKLLLDGLGGITGKITASPAKHLATLCNQMVNFLGIMQNEWAASQSFSSFDTYLAPFVRADGLSYDKVKKCMEAFVFGVNTPSRWGTQAPFSHISLDLTVPEDMREEKAIVGGRRMDFTYGDCQTEIDMVNRAFLETMLAGDAGGMGFQYPIPVYGLSEDFDWSDTENSRLLFTLASHYGTPYFSNYIRGGQVPGDVRISYHGVTPDFTKLRNKAGGFFGYGENTGSIGVVTINLSRIGYLATDEADFYKRLDQVADIAARSLKIKRDVIGRLLKNGLYPYTACYLENLENHFSSMGVIGMNEAGLNASWLKSGLQSQRTRDFAADVLMHLKKKLIGYQLEYGDLYCLEATPAESAAYRLAMIDRKEFPEIKTGGMAGDVPYYTNSTKLPSDFGGTLKEVLENQNTVQPLYTAGNVFSVYMEQEAEDWKKIRDSLRKMAENYDIPYMTFTPVYSICQTCGYLSGREETCPKCGKQTDVYSRIAGYYRPVHDWNEGKLQEFKNRKMMKLED
- a CDS encoding gluconate 5-dehydrogenase: MNLANQFSLDGKVALVTGASYGIGFAIAKGLAAAGATIVFNDIKQELVDKGIAAYKEEGIKAHGYVCDVTDENGVNAMVAQIEKEVGVIDILVNNAGIIKRIPMCDMTAEQFRQVIDVDLNAPFIVAKAVIPSMIKKGHGKIINICSMMSELGRETVSAYAAAKGGLKMLTKNIASEYGEFNIQCNGIGPGYIATPQTAPLRETQADGSRHPFDQFIISKTPAGRWGEAEDLSGPAVFLSSDASNFVNGHILYVDGGILAYIGKQPQ
- a CDS encoding GntR family transcriptional regulator, which produces MEGKTKTYKNRGELVFETLKQEILDLELKPGQIISENEICERFGVSRTPVREAVRRLQEQGFVNSVPYSGTQVTLLNLDTIKQMIYMRVAVETMVMRDFVNMATPLWMEEVRYLIRKQQALIQEKGFEPEQFYRMDAQMHAIWYQATGKQKLWDMIQAQQLHYTRFRMLDFVTETDFTRIIREHTELFELLEKKDIDGLERSLREHLYYSMKRMKYQIEVEYKDYFEQEEQED
- a CDS encoding carbohydrate-binding protein — protein: MANVSIAIRNQNGEVKATVLGEDQAILVFEGEYVEGDAIVFKTDKTGAHYVVRIDDCMDESFVYLTKEEVVYTIPFGEKKISYNPEAFTGERHYLTIREAFDYEADIYRNLAKNVMDQHGDTGCFPHAFANVETRGEAVFAARNAIDGVLANESHGAWPYESWGINRQDDAEMTLDFGRPVDFDKIALYTRADFPHDNWWVKAKLTFSDGTEEVVEMEKSVKPHLFSLERKNITWVKLSELIKADDPSPFPALTQIEVYGKDSK
- a CDS encoding type I phosphomannose isomerase catalytic subunit, which codes for MELLFLEPVFMEAIWGGTRLRDVFGYEIPSDTTGECWAISAHENGECKIAGGIYDGRRLSDLWKEKPEIFGNYPGDKFPLLVKIIDAKKDLSIQVHPDDLYAKIHENGSLGKTECWYILDCEPGTEIAIGHHARDREEMEAMIRDHRWKEFIRTVPIKKGDFFQIEPGCLHAIKGGTLVLETQQSSDITYRVYDYDRLSNGKPRQLHVEQSIANIRAPFEEEQAVPKTEKVPGAVHTHLVTCKFYSVDKYDIDGVFTKEFGNYFTNVSVISGKGSVNGIPLEAGQHFIVPEKSGECRFEGKMSIICSNPE